A window of the Candidatus Paraluminiphilus aquimaris genome harbors these coding sequences:
- a CDS encoding TIGR03084 family metal-binding protein, whose amino-acid sequence MQQANDFREESLTLKAVIKDLDDGAFEAVTQFKGWTINDVFRHLHFWNKAVMVASQGEEAFGEFFQGVGAHMTKGGSLPEYEKQYLEGLSGGALRSAWSDLVDETANAYAAMDPSARVPWAGPSMSARSSISARQMETWAHGQEVFDALGADRCEHDRIRNIVVLGINTFGWTFKVRNEAPPEPMPYVELVAPSGELWTYGDLQEDNFVRGAAVDFARVVTQTRNVADTALTVMGDPAETWMSKAQCFAGAANPPPAKGSRFKVA is encoded by the coding sequence ATGCAACAGGCAAACGATTTTCGTGAGGAAAGCCTCACGCTGAAGGCTGTAATCAAGGATCTCGACGATGGGGCCTTTGAGGCGGTGACACAGTTCAAGGGTTGGACCATTAACGATGTTTTCCGGCACCTCCACTTTTGGAACAAAGCTGTGATGGTGGCGAGTCAGGGGGAAGAGGCCTTCGGTGAATTCTTTCAAGGCGTTGGTGCCCACATGACCAAGGGCGGTTCTCTACCGGAGTACGAAAAGCAATATCTCGAGGGGTTGAGTGGTGGGGCTTTGCGTTCAGCGTGGTCTGACTTGGTCGATGAGACGGCGAATGCGTATGCCGCCATGGATCCAAGTGCTCGTGTGCCTTGGGCGGGTCCAAGTATGAGTGCACGTTCGTCTATCTCTGCTCGGCAGATGGAGACTTGGGCTCACGGGCAAGAGGTCTTTGATGCGCTCGGCGCTGACCGTTGTGAGCACGATAGGATCCGAAATATTGTGGTCTTGGGTATTAATACTTTCGGCTGGACCTTCAAGGTACGTAATGAGGCGCCGCCTGAGCCTATGCCATACGTAGAATTGGTCGCTCCCAGTGGTGAGCTTTGGACCTACGGTGACCTGCAAGAGGACAACTTCGTGCGTGGTGCCGCGGTCGATTTTGCTCGAGTTGTCACCCAGACACGTAATGTGGCCGATACGGCGTTGACGGTGATGGGCGACCCCGCAGAAACATGGATGTCAAAGGCACAGTGTTTTGCAGGCGCAGCAAATCCCCCCCCGGCTAAGGGCTCGCGCTTCAAAGTCGCGTAA
- a CDS encoding nitronate monooxygenase: MSASLTTTFDIEFPLFAFSHCRDVVAAVSRNGGFGVLGAVELTPEELRVELDWIVAHTNGRPFGLDLIVPNKVEGRGEQISDEAMIARIPDEHREFAAAVLDAQGIDAGDLDERRKGQLTFHHNVSGDKTDAMLAVAAEYPIALLVNALGVPPPEMFDFARRHNIKVGALVGTVNHALNQARAGVDVLIAAGGEAGGHCGAVSTMVLIPEVCRALHQHNLEVPVLAAGGIATGEQMAAAMAMGAEGAWCGSVWLTTVEAETTPTVKAKMLQASASDTVRAKSRTGKPSRQLRSVWTDAWERVDAPAPLPMPLQGLVSEPALKKVDAAAAAGHRGAEALATYWVGQAVGLMNEERSVADVMMEFKNEYLEAFQRVERFLVGVGE; the protein is encoded by the coding sequence ATGAGCGCGTCTCTAACCACAACATTTGATATCGAGTTTCCACTCTTTGCCTTCAGTCACTGTCGCGATGTGGTGGCAGCCGTCTCGCGAAACGGTGGATTCGGTGTATTGGGCGCTGTTGAGCTAACCCCGGAGGAGCTCAGGGTGGAGCTTGATTGGATAGTCGCTCACACGAACGGTCGTCCCTTTGGGCTGGACCTAATCGTTCCGAATAAAGTTGAGGGACGGGGAGAGCAGATCTCGGATGAGGCGATGATTGCACGCATCCCCGACGAGCATCGGGAATTTGCCGCTGCGGTACTCGATGCTCAAGGTATTGACGCCGGTGATCTTGATGAACGACGCAAGGGCCAGCTGACTTTTCACCACAATGTAAGTGGGGATAAAACGGACGCCATGTTGGCAGTGGCGGCTGAGTATCCCATCGCATTACTTGTGAACGCATTGGGGGTTCCACCCCCTGAGATGTTCGATTTCGCACGGCGCCATAACATCAAGGTTGGGGCGTTAGTTGGGACCGTAAATCACGCTTTAAATCAGGCTCGCGCAGGCGTAGATGTACTCATTGCGGCGGGCGGTGAAGCGGGTGGGCATTGTGGCGCGGTAAGCACGATGGTGTTGATACCCGAGGTGTGCCGTGCGTTGCACCAGCACAATTTAGAGGTTCCTGTGCTTGCAGCGGGCGGCATTGCAACGGGTGAGCAGATGGCGGCGGCTATGGCGATGGGCGCAGAGGGGGCATGGTGTGGCAGCGTTTGGTTGACCACAGTCGAAGCTGAGACAACGCCGACGGTGAAAGCGAAGATGCTGCAAGCGTCTGCGAGCGATACGGTGCGAGCGAAATCTCGAACGGGCAAACCGTCGCGACAGTTGCGTTCCGTCTGGACCGACGCTTGGGAGAGGGTTGATGCACCTGCACCTCTCCCCATGCCCTTACAAGGGCTGGTGTCTGAGCCAGCACTTAAAAAGGTCGATGCGGCTGCCGCAGCAGGTCACCGAGGTGCAGAGGCTTTGGCAACCTACTGGGTTGGGCAAGCGGTGGGCCTCATGAATGAGGAGCGCTCCGTTGCTGATGTCATGATGGAGTTTAAAAACGAGTATTTAGAGGCCTTTCAGCGTGTTGAGAGGTTCTTGGTGGGAGTGGGTGAGTGA
- a CDS encoding serine hydrolase domain-containing protein: protein MSERIVSGYCDPRFAAIEDELSKAIQSGFDTGASVAIEYQGEMVVNLWGGYKDRQRTQPWLEDTIVNVFSTTKAITATCILQLIERGKLDLNAPVSDYWPEYGCKGKEATKVSDFLCHRAAMHGFQGGVPQFDYRDWDKWTAALAAQAPFRTPGTTQGYHALTYGWLVGELIRRVDGRSAGRYFREEIAEPLCLDFHIGLDEAAMARCGDILVDSSPKPWALMALTLVPDFLLSPQLRHVKKYVRLGDMKVAFSSRGSSTGGFEMNTEEWRQAEIPSANGHGTAAALAKLFGVLSTGGERDGHKIMDPETIELAVTPLSEGPDTVILGAPIRFGVGYDLGLGTTTIGSEPHPDRLFGHCGIGGTVAFGDPEHGLGYGFLCNRMHNPRMLYRTSNQLTKTLLEIVG from the coding sequence ATGAGTGAACGCATTGTCTCGGGCTATTGCGACCCCAGGTTCGCCGCTATCGAAGACGAACTTTCGAAGGCCATTCAGAGCGGTTTCGATACGGGTGCCTCCGTCGCCATCGAGTATCAAGGCGAGATGGTGGTTAATCTATGGGGTGGTTACAAGGATCGACAGCGAACGCAACCTTGGCTTGAAGACACCATTGTGAACGTTTTTTCGACCACCAAGGCGATTACCGCTACCTGCATTTTGCAACTTATCGAGCGTGGGAAATTGGACCTGAACGCCCCTGTCTCGGATTACTGGCCTGAATATGGCTGCAAGGGTAAAGAAGCGACAAAGGTGAGCGATTTTCTATGTCATCGCGCAGCTATGCATGGGTTTCAGGGGGGGGTTCCACAGTTTGACTACCGTGATTGGGACAAATGGACTGCGGCCCTTGCGGCACAGGCGCCTTTTAGAACGCCCGGTACCACTCAGGGGTATCACGCACTGACTTACGGTTGGTTGGTGGGTGAATTAATTCGTCGTGTAGACGGTAGGAGCGCTGGTAGATATTTTCGCGAGGAGATTGCAGAGCCGCTTTGCCTTGATTTTCACATTGGCTTAGACGAAGCGGCGATGGCGCGTTGCGGCGACATTTTGGTCGATTCGTCGCCCAAACCTTGGGCGTTGATGGCCCTCACCTTGGTTCCCGATTTCTTGTTGTCACCGCAGTTGCGTCACGTAAAAAAATACGTGCGCTTGGGCGATATGAAAGTTGCCTTTTCGTCGAGAGGGAGTTCGACCGGCGGGTTCGAGATGAACACAGAAGAATGGCGGCAGGCGGAGATTCCCTCTGCCAATGGTCATGGAACAGCCGCGGCCTTAGCGAAGTTGTTTGGTGTGCTCAGCACAGGTGGTGAACGAGATGGTCATAAAATCATGGATCCAGAGACCATTGAGCTCGCTGTTACTCCCCTTTCCGAGGGTCCAGACACCGTTATTCTGGGGGCTCCGATCCGCTTTGGCGTAGGCTACGACCTCGGCCTTGGTACGACCACGATAGGCTCGGAACCACATCCTGACCGCCTCTTTGGGCACTGCGGTATTGGCGGCACAGTGGCGTTTGGTGATCCCGAGCATGGGTTGGGTTACGGATTCTTATGCAACCGAATGCATAACCCTAGAATGCTTTATCGCACGTCGAATCAGTTAACCAAAACGCTACTGGAGATCGTTGGTTGA
- a CDS encoding acyclic terpene utilization AtuA family protein, which translates to MANKTIKIGGATGFWGETDMAMAQFLREGNLDYIVFDYLAEITMSIMARARASDPTLGYASDFVSAIVKRNLERIADAGIKLISNAGGVNPEACGEALRKVISDAGLDLKVVVVTGDDLIADLDRLAASNASEMFTGETFPPREKIASANAYIGAFPIAAALNAGADIVVTGRCVDSAVTLGACIHEFGWSADELDKLAAGSAVGHLIECGPQATGGNFTDWEQVAGSLHEVGYPIAEVYEDGRCDIYKPEKTGGIVNRGSVAEQLLYEIGDPAAYILPDVICDFTQIQLEQVGPDRVQMTGARGRGVPSTYKTSMTWADGFRAGSTFWYVGRRAADKARIFADEAVARARRKLTAMGADDFDEIAIDIVGEEHFWGAHSAVSDTREVALKVACKHQDARAVGLFLREMTGCALGAPAGMAFFAGARAKPSPVIRLFSLLVDKSSLALKLVSDDGEFDFTPPATRTDVLAANADPIPQPTSTTDLIDVPLETLAWGRSGDKGDKANIGIIARKAEYLPWIAQALTADYVRDRFAHFMTEPAIDRFYMPGLPALNFLLHNALGGGGIASLRNDPQAKAYAQVLLDTPISIPHHLLEA; encoded by the coding sequence GTGGCAAATAAAACAATCAAAATTGGCGGGGCGACAGGGTTTTGGGGTGAGACGGATATGGCCATGGCGCAATTTTTGCGCGAGGGTAACCTTGACTACATCGTCTTTGACTATCTCGCCGAAATAACGATGTCCATCATGGCGAGAGCTCGGGCCTCAGATCCAACGCTGGGTTATGCGTCCGATTTTGTATCGGCCATCGTGAAGAGGAATCTCGAGCGTATTGCGGACGCTGGCATCAAGTTGATTAGTAATGCTGGGGGAGTGAATCCGGAGGCCTGTGGTGAGGCACTTCGCAAGGTTATCAGTGATGCAGGATTGGACCTGAAGGTTGTTGTCGTGACCGGTGATGACTTGATAGCTGATCTGGACCGATTGGCGGCGAGTAACGCTTCCGAGATGTTTACGGGCGAGACATTTCCACCAAGAGAGAAAATTGCGAGCGCGAATGCCTACATTGGCGCCTTTCCTATTGCTGCGGCCTTAAATGCAGGGGCTGATATTGTTGTCACGGGTCGGTGTGTGGACAGCGCCGTGACACTCGGTGCGTGTATTCACGAGTTTGGTTGGTCAGCCGACGAGCTCGACAAGTTGGCTGCAGGCTCTGCAGTGGGACATCTGATCGAATGTGGCCCTCAGGCGACTGGCGGTAACTTCACGGACTGGGAGCAAGTTGCTGGATCACTGCATGAGGTGGGCTACCCCATCGCTGAGGTTTATGAAGATGGCCGTTGCGATATTTATAAGCCCGAAAAAACAGGTGGGATTGTTAATCGCGGCAGTGTGGCTGAGCAGTTGCTCTACGAAATTGGCGACCCTGCGGCGTATATATTGCCGGATGTAATTTGCGACTTTACACAAATTCAGCTTGAGCAAGTTGGGCCCGACCGCGTGCAAATGACAGGCGCAAGGGGTCGGGGTGTTCCATCGACGTACAAGACAAGCATGACCTGGGCAGATGGCTTCAGAGCGGGTTCCACATTTTGGTACGTGGGTCGGCGCGCCGCGGACAAAGCCCGTATTTTTGCCGATGAGGCCGTGGCGCGTGCACGCAGAAAGCTGACGGCAATGGGCGCCGACGATTTTGACGAGATCGCTATTGATATCGTTGGTGAGGAGCATTTTTGGGGTGCACATTCAGCGGTATCTGACACCCGAGAGGTAGCGTTAAAGGTCGCCTGTAAGCATCAGGATGCCCGAGCTGTGGGTCTCTTCTTGCGAGAGATGACGGGCTGCGCACTGGGTGCACCTGCCGGGATGGCCTTTTTTGCGGGTGCCCGGGCAAAGCCCTCTCCCGTTATTCGCTTGTTCTCATTGCTGGTCGATAAGTCATCACTCGCTCTCAAACTTGTCAGTGACGATGGCGAGTTCGACTTTACGCCGCCCGCGACGCGAACAGATGTTCTCGCCGCCAATGCGGATCCCATTCCACAGCCAACGAGCACTACTGACTTGATTGACGTGCCCTTAGAAACACTGGCGTGGGGTCGGTCTGGTGACAAGGGAGATAAAGCCAATATCGGAATCATTGCGAGAAAGGCGGAGTACTTACCTTGGATTGCTCAAGCGCTTACCGCCGACTATGTGCGTGACCGCTTTGCTCATTTCATGACAGAACCTGCTATCGATCGTTTCTACATGCCCGGGCTGCCGGCATTGAACTTTTTACTCCACAACGCGCTTGGTGGAGGCGGTATTGCCAGTTTGAGAAACGATCCTCAGGCAAAGGCCTACGCGCAAGTTCTACTGGATACTCCCATCTCTATTCCTCACCATTTGCTGGAGGCCTGA
- a CDS encoding acetyl-CoA carboxylase biotin carboxylase subunit has product MKALTTLLVANRGEIAVRVMRTAKAMGMKTVAVYSEADANAQHVREADQSVCIGPAPVTESYLQVDAILDAAAQTGADCIHPGYGFLSENQAFASECEARGIEFIGPPNAAIEVMGDKARAKRAMIEAGVPCVPGYQGDDQSVETLVAEATQMGMPVMVKAAAGGGGRGMRLVNDASELESAIDLAQSEAQNAFGSSELIIEKAVMRPRHVEIQVFADKAGNTVYLGERDCSIQRRHQKVVEEAPCPVMTPELREAMGQAAVDAAKAVDYVGAGTVEFLLDEAGEFYFLEMNTRLQVEHPVTEMVTGYDLVEWQIRVARGEALPAEQDDIELFGHAIEVRLYAEDPAAGFLPSTGQIKLFTQPQGEGVRVDAGVETGDEVTPFYDAMVAKIITYGETREDARMKMRSALQKTALFGPENNRDFLIDVMDKDEFIRGDATTAFIGDNYGEAFSPRAIDSSDLAVAAATQHVVAMETHHSQAASVNEELLDWVSMGRVTDTKCYEANGVPQEVTLIPLTIGEYEVSVGDKTHHVTVSEMGENDLSAEVDGLMQRYHYVSEAPASLYLASSDRSALLADSTRIPPEAEDAAGGGTIAAPMHGQLLSIDVETGARVSKGQRIAVLEAMKMQHELTAPGDGTVVDIAAVAGKQIGAGDLIMVLELEGLESEE; this is encoded by the coding sequence ATGAAAGCATTAACGACATTACTCGTTGCCAACCGCGGTGAAATCGCCGTAAGAGTTATGCGCACCGCCAAAGCGATGGGTATGAAAACCGTAGCTGTTTATTCAGAAGCTGATGCAAACGCTCAGCATGTACGCGAGGCTGATCAGTCTGTCTGCATTGGTCCCGCTCCGGTTACCGAATCTTACCTGCAAGTCGATGCGATACTCGATGCGGCTGCACAAACGGGGGCAGATTGTATCCATCCTGGCTATGGTTTCCTGTCCGAGAACCAAGCGTTTGCATCAGAGTGTGAGGCACGCGGTATCGAGTTTATTGGCCCACCAAATGCGGCTATTGAGGTGATGGGCGATAAAGCGCGAGCAAAACGCGCGATGATCGAGGCCGGTGTCCCATGTGTGCCCGGTTACCAAGGCGATGATCAATCGGTTGAAACGCTGGTGGCTGAGGCGACGCAGATGGGTATGCCGGTAATGGTCAAAGCGGCAGCCGGTGGTGGCGGTCGTGGTATGCGACTCGTCAATGATGCCTCTGAACTTGAGTCAGCGATTGATCTCGCCCAGTCAGAAGCTCAAAACGCGTTTGGCTCGAGCGAGCTGATTATTGAAAAAGCGGTCATGCGACCACGGCACGTTGAGATTCAAGTTTTTGCAGATAAGGCGGGTAACACCGTTTATCTCGGCGAGCGCGATTGCTCCATTCAGCGGCGACACCAGAAGGTGGTGGAAGAGGCGCCTTGCCCTGTTATGACGCCTGAACTCAGAGAGGCCATGGGGCAAGCCGCGGTGGATGCGGCTAAGGCGGTTGACTATGTGGGTGCTGGCACAGTGGAGTTCTTACTCGACGAGGCCGGTGAGTTTTATTTTCTCGAAATGAATACGCGCCTTCAGGTCGAGCATCCGGTGACCGAGATGGTGACTGGCTATGACCTCGTCGAGTGGCAGATTCGTGTTGCCCGAGGTGAGGCGTTACCCGCCGAGCAAGACGACATTGAGCTTTTTGGTCACGCCATAGAGGTTAGGCTCTATGCTGAGGACCCTGCAGCGGGTTTCCTGCCAAGCACGGGTCAAATCAAACTCTTTACGCAGCCACAGGGCGAGGGTGTTCGTGTGGATGCAGGTGTGGAAACGGGTGACGAGGTAACACCGTTTTACGACGCGATGGTCGCCAAAATCATCACTTACGGCGAAACACGTGAAGACGCTCGCATGAAAATGCGCTCCGCCCTTCAAAAAACGGCACTTTTTGGCCCCGAGAATAATCGTGATTTCCTGATCGATGTCATGGATAAAGATGAATTTATTCGAGGCGATGCGACCACCGCATTTATTGGTGATAACTACGGCGAAGCGTTCTCTCCGAGGGCGATCGACTCCTCAGACCTGGCGGTAGCTGCTGCAACTCAACATGTCGTGGCTATGGAGACGCATCACAGCCAGGCGGCCTCAGTAAACGAGGAGCTGCTTGACTGGGTTTCGATGGGGCGCGTCACCGACACAAAGTGTTACGAAGCCAATGGTGTGCCTCAGGAAGTGACATTGATTCCTTTAACTATCGGTGAGTACGAAGTGTCAGTAGGTGACAAGACACATCACGTCACTGTAAGCGAGATGGGTGAGAACGACTTGTCTGCTGAGGTGGATGGACTGATGCAGCGCTATCACTACGTTAGCGAAGCTCCGGCTTCGCTATACCTCGCTTCGAGTGACCGCTCAGCATTATTGGCCGACAGCACGCGCATTCCACCAGAAGCAGAGGATGCTGCTGGCGGAGGAACCATCGCGGCACCTATGCACGGTCAGCTGCTTTCTATCGATGTTGAGACGGGTGCACGTGTTAGTAAGGGCCAGCGAATAGCTGTACTCGAGGCCATGAAAATGCAGCACGAGTTGACCGCGCCCGGTGACGGTACGGTCGTCGATATTGCGGCTGTGGCGGGTAAGCAGATTGGTGCGGGCGACCTGATTATGGTGCTGGAACTAGAGGGTCTGGAGAGCGAAGAATGA
- a CDS encoding enoyl-CoA hydratase/isomerase family protein has product MSTVEERSLIKLNVEADVATIVLNRPDVRNALNRQLMIDLIDVAQSVSDREDIRAVLLTSEGQDFSVGADLKEVAGMDPAGSLLRARRDAELGRKLLTTIKSIHQPTICAVRGVTTGGGACLAAACDFRIASQSARIGLGEVKVGMNLMWNAVPLFVELLGLSRAKRLIMSGDLLGAETLEQWGLLDEVCPDTELKNVAVQWARQYADLPPVAVQMIKRSVNQYALALSEAVMHMDEDQWILAARSDDFKECVSAFVEKRTAKPTGF; this is encoded by the coding sequence ATGTCCACAGTTGAAGAGAGGTCGCTGATAAAGCTAAACGTCGAGGCCGATGTTGCAACGATCGTCTTGAATCGTCCCGATGTAAGAAACGCGCTAAATCGGCAGCTAATGATCGATTTGATCGACGTCGCCCAGTCCGTATCCGACCGAGAGGATATACGTGCGGTTCTGCTTACCTCAGAGGGCCAAGATTTTTCGGTTGGTGCCGACTTAAAAGAAGTCGCTGGTATGGACCCTGCAGGTTCTCTCCTACGTGCGCGCCGAGACGCCGAGTTGGGTCGAAAGCTGTTGACGACCATTAAAAGTATCCACCAACCAACGATTTGCGCCGTAAGAGGGGTTACCACGGGTGGTGGTGCCTGTCTCGCTGCCGCCTGCGACTTTCGCATTGCGAGTCAGAGTGCTCGCATAGGCCTTGGTGAGGTGAAGGTGGGAATGAACCTTATGTGGAATGCCGTCCCATTATTTGTGGAGTTGCTGGGTCTATCACGGGCAAAGCGCCTCATCATGTCGGGCGACCTGCTCGGTGCCGAGACGCTGGAGCAGTGGGGGCTGCTGGATGAGGTTTGTCCGGACACTGAGCTTAAAAACGTCGCTGTTCAATGGGCTCGTCAATACGCCGACCTGCCACCCGTTGCTGTGCAAATGATCAAGCGCAGTGTGAATCAATATGCTCTCGCTTTAAGCGAGGCAGTAATGCACATGGATGAGGATCAGTGGATCTTGGCTGCGCGCAGCGACGACTTTAAAGAATGTGTTAGCGCTTTCGTTGAGAAGCGTACTGCTAAGCCGACAGGTTTCTGA
- a CDS encoding enoyl-CoA hydratase/isomerase family protein, with protein MATLPETKTLALELDQGWLTVWFNQPERRNPLTDEAVEDLATVITSIAPQRDIRGMTIRGKGGFFCAGGDLKGFKALASGENDASMTMSRRIGDVLADLNALPQVTVAVIEGAAMAGGLGVACCCDVTIGMKDAKFGFSETRIGITPAQIARYVLQKCGYSTGRRLMVTAARFKGEEAGRLGVLDFVAETAEDLASTEKRVKQDVLECAPGAVAACKALIIGMPGTPDTEKVEFAAQNFSGCLQGDEGKEGVASFLEKRKPNWHTEI; from the coding sequence ATGGCGACACTACCTGAGACAAAAACTCTCGCGCTTGAGCTCGATCAGGGATGGCTTACCGTTTGGTTTAACCAACCTGAGCGACGCAATCCGCTAACGGATGAGGCCGTGGAGGACCTGGCGACCGTCATCACGTCGATTGCTCCGCAACGTGATATTCGCGGTATGACCATTCGCGGCAAAGGTGGCTTTTTCTGCGCGGGCGGCGATCTCAAGGGCTTTAAGGCCCTGGCATCTGGCGAGAACGACGCCTCGATGACCATGAGTCGTCGCATTGGCGATGTGCTTGCCGATCTTAATGCGCTACCGCAGGTGACCGTGGCGGTCATCGAGGGTGCAGCTATGGCAGGCGGCTTGGGTGTTGCTTGTTGTTGCGATGTCACGATCGGTATGAAGGATGCAAAATTTGGATTCTCTGAAACCCGCATCGGCATAACACCTGCCCAAATCGCGCGATATGTTTTACAAAAGTGTGGGTACTCAACAGGTCGTCGTCTCATGGTGACGGCCGCGCGCTTCAAAGGGGAAGAGGCGGGTAGATTGGGTGTCCTCGATTTCGTGGCTGAAACTGCCGAGGATCTGGCTTCAACAGAAAAACGTGTGAAGCAAGACGTACTCGAATGCGCTCCCGGTGCAGTGGCTGCCTGTAAAGCGTTAATTATTGGTATGCCCGGTACGCCGGATACGGAGAAGGTCGAGTTCGCCGCACAAAATTTCAGCGGATGCTTGCAGGGTGATGAGGGTAAAGAGGGCGTTGCCTCCTTTCTCGAGAAACGAAAGCCCAATTGGCACACGGAGATCTAA
- a CDS encoding acyl-CoA carboxylase subunit beta translates to MTTLTSTVQPSSDSFKENRASMFELIEHWRGLEQRTIDASNKRLKTFKSRGQLSPRERLERLLDPGMPFLQMHSMANYCVENPDRETSVPGASVIVGVGFVEGVRCMIWVDDSGISAGAATESTGFVSTSILEMCMRQKLPVIHLVESAGANLLKYKVELWSRFGNVFRDLARLSAAGIPTMVVLHGGSTAGGAYMPGMSDYVIGVKENGMAALGGAALVKAATGEEANDRELGGSEMHASVSGVVEYLVEDDAHGILKAREVMKSIDWNKRVTTVVRRPYEPPRYPAEELAGAIPVDPKVPYDFREVLTRIVDDSCVEEFKSRYGVSTVCGYASITGISFGFIGNNGPIDPNGATKAAQFIQLCDAADMPILFFNNTTGYMVGTEYEQAGMIKHGAKMIQAVSNARVPKISLYIGASFGAGNYGMCGWSYQPDFLFAWPNARTGVMAGQSAADTMSEVARVGAARKGQEIPEGVLEQQAATIRAHFDAQEDAFFTSGRVLDHGIIDPRDTRKVLAFCLETVLESRLRETRANAFGVARM, encoded by the coding sequence ATGACAACGTTGACCTCAACTGTTCAGCCATCGAGCGACAGTTTCAAAGAAAACAGAGCGAGCATGTTTGAGCTCATTGAACACTGGCGTGGACTCGAACAACGCACGATTGACGCTTCAAATAAGCGACTGAAAACCTTTAAGTCTCGGGGTCAGCTCTCACCGCGTGAGCGACTCGAGCGACTGCTTGATCCGGGCATGCCGTTTTTGCAGATGCACTCTATGGCCAACTACTGTGTTGAGAATCCGGATCGCGAGACGAGTGTGCCCGGGGCCTCCGTTATCGTGGGAGTTGGGTTTGTCGAGGGCGTGCGTTGCATGATCTGGGTTGACGACTCAGGGATTTCAGCCGGTGCAGCGACAGAATCTACAGGGTTTGTATCGACCTCCATCCTCGAGATGTGTATGCGACAAAAGTTACCGGTAATCCATTTGGTCGAGTCCGCCGGTGCAAACCTTCTGAAGTACAAAGTCGAATTGTGGTCTCGGTTTGGCAATGTGTTTAGGGATCTTGCAAGGCTGTCAGCTGCGGGCATTCCCACCATGGTGGTTTTACACGGCGGCTCCACGGCGGGAGGAGCCTACATGCCTGGCATGTCTGATTACGTTATAGGCGTTAAGGAAAACGGTATGGCCGCCCTTGGTGGTGCCGCTCTCGTTAAAGCCGCGACGGGTGAAGAAGCCAACGACCGCGAGCTAGGCGGCAGCGAAATGCACGCGAGTGTCTCCGGTGTGGTGGAGTACCTGGTGGAGGACGATGCCCACGGGATTCTCAAGGCGCGCGAGGTGATGAAAAGCATCGATTGGAATAAGCGTGTAACGACTGTCGTGCGACGACCTTATGAGCCACCCAGGTATCCAGCTGAAGAGCTTGCAGGTGCGATTCCAGTTGATCCCAAAGTGCCTTACGACTTCCGGGAAGTGCTGACTAGGATCGTTGATGACTCTTGCGTGGAGGAGTTTAAGTCACGCTATGGCGTCTCCACGGTATGTGGTTATGCCTCCATCACGGGCATTAGCTTTGGCTTCATTGGTAACAACGGACCGATTGACCCCAATGGAGCGACGAAGGCTGCACAGTTCATACAGCTTTGCGACGCGGCTGACATGCCTATTTTGTTCTTCAATAACACCACCGGCTACATGGTGGGCACCGAGTACGAGCAGGCCGGAATGATTAAGCACGGTGCAAAGATGATTCAAGCCGTCTCGAATGCGCGGGTGCCCAAAATCTCACTCTATATCGGCGCAAGCTTCGGTGCCGGAAATTACGGAATGTGTGGCTGGTCGTACCAGCCCGATTTCTTATTCGCGTGGCCGAATGCTCGCACCGGTGTCATGGCGGGACAAAGCGCCGCCGATACGATGTCTGAGGTGGCTCGAGTGGGTGCCGCGAGGAAGGGGCAAGAGATTCCAGAGGGGGTGCTGGAGCAGCAAGCAGCCACCATTCGTGCGCACTTTGACGCACAGGAAGATGCCTTCTTTACCTCCGGCCGCGTACTTGATCACGGCATTATTGATCCGAGAGATACGCGAAAGGTCTTGGCATTTTGTTTGGAGACAGTGCTTGAGAGTCGTTTGAGAGAGACAAGAGCCAACGCCTTTGGCGTTGCGAGGATGTGA